The following are from one region of the Paenibacillus sp. KS-LC4 genome:
- the yfkAB gene encoding radical SAM/CxCxxxxC motif protein YfkAB produces the protein MNGSPKVLPQLTPVNDPWDPIRSIQKFGKHQLTSVEMTISNLCNMRCEHCAVGDTLVMSEPAKLPLKDMLKRLDEVEHLQTISITGGEPSYSAKTVKEYMLPLLQYARDRGIRSQINSNVTLPFSRYEAIIPYLDVMHISFNYTNADDFHQVGFAKAGHQVSSEASVKLYERMIENARLLSKAGVLVSAESMINFRTHDKIDEIHRLIVEMGCGRHEVHPMYPSSFAKDLPVISPLQMRQAIERLLDNRDPSVWMLFGTLPFYQCSNHAEERALLSRLAAEPNVTVRNDPDGRNRLNVNLFTGDVFVTDFSDVPSFGNIASSKLDDLFSKWLNHPLAQDVNCYCPAASCCGPNLLVKDMYYKDVDFHQRTARFD, from the coding sequence ATGAATGGCAGCCCAAAGGTTTTGCCGCAGCTAACCCCAGTTAATGACCCATGGGATCCAATTCGTTCAATCCAGAAGTTCGGCAAGCATCAATTGACGAGCGTGGAAATGACGATTTCAAACTTATGCAATATGCGTTGCGAGCATTGCGCGGTTGGAGATACGCTAGTTATGTCGGAGCCGGCCAAATTGCCTCTAAAGGATATGCTTAAACGTTTGGATGAAGTTGAACATCTACAGACGATCAGCATTACTGGCGGAGAGCCCTCCTATTCGGCTAAAACAGTCAAGGAATATATGCTGCCGCTGCTCCAATATGCAAGAGATCGCGGTATTCGTTCCCAAATCAACTCCAATGTAACGTTGCCTTTCAGTCGCTACGAGGCGATTATTCCTTATTTGGATGTCATGCACATTTCCTTTAACTACACGAATGCGGATGATTTTCACCAAGTAGGCTTTGCTAAAGCGGGGCATCAAGTTTCCAGCGAAGCCTCGGTTAAGCTGTATGAGAGAATGATAGAAAATGCGCGTCTTCTAAGCAAAGCGGGTGTATTAGTATCTGCCGAGTCTATGATTAACTTCCGTACGCATGATAAAATTGATGAAATACACCGATTGATTGTAGAAATGGGTTGCGGGCGACATGAAGTGCATCCTATGTATCCAAGTTCATTTGCTAAAGATTTGCCAGTCATCTCCCCCTTGCAAATGCGTCAAGCTATTGAACGATTATTAGATAACCGGGATCCGTCAGTGTGGATGTTGTTTGGAACTCTGCCTTTTTATCAATGCAGTAACCATGCAGAGGAGCGTGCACTGCTCAGCCGTTTGGCTGCAGAGCCAAATGTCACGGTGCGCAATGACCCAGATGGACGCAACCGCCTAAATGTCAATTTATTTACGGGAGATGTGTTCGTTACCGATTTTTCTGATGTTCCATCATTTGGAAATATAGCAAGCTCTAAGTTGGATGACTTGTTCTCAAAATGGCTGAATCATCCGCTAGCTCAGGACGTAAACTGCTATTGCCCTGCTGCCTCTTGCTGCGGACCCAACTTACTGGTGAAGGACATGTACTATAAAGATGTAGATTTCCACCAACGCACCGCTCGTTTCGACTAA
- a CDS encoding IS1595 family transposase: MQAISDSIAKFDSCFSTDEACYSFLYKIKWPAGFRCPRCNHHSAYRIASRCSILYQCYSCRHQTTLTAGTLMDKSRTPIRKWLLVMFLISLHEIQINAAQVALALQITYKTAWSILYKIRQLISHADENEKLSGVIKAAVELYAKKQHSPNYDSSKESSIVIACSSSFCSASHFKFKVIPSAHLSERRLLRSGIMNFTRNYVTHSCTNDIIIHPLYCMADTRFLRKQYKHSIIKLKACFKGVSILHLQSYLDYICFFLNNAILGQHSLLLKLTSLCFNGPILKSTLLPLAI, encoded by the coding sequence ATGCAAGCCATTTCTGATTCTATTGCAAAGTTTGATAGCTGCTTTTCCACTGATGAAGCATGCTATTCCTTTTTGTATAAAATTAAATGGCCAGCAGGTTTTCGCTGCCCTCGTTGCAATCACCACTCAGCCTATAGAATTGCTTCACGCTGCTCTATTTTATATCAATGCTATTCCTGCCGACATCAGACGACTTTAACAGCTGGTACTCTCATGGACAAGAGTCGAACACCGATACGCAAATGGTTACTTGTGATGTTTCTCATTTCCCTGCACGAAATTCAGATTAACGCGGCCCAAGTAGCATTAGCTTTGCAAATAACTTATAAAACCGCCTGGAGCATACTTTATAAAATCCGTCAATTGATCAGCCACGCCGATGAAAATGAAAAGTTATCCGGTGTTATTAAAGCTGCAGTGGAGTTGTATGCTAAAAAGCAACATTCACCTAATTATGACTCATCTAAAGAGTCTTCAATTGTTATTGCCTGCTCTTCCAGCTTTTGCTCCGCATCGCACTTTAAGTTCAAAGTTATTCCATCTGCTCATTTAAGTGAGAGGCGCTTATTACGCTCTGGTATAATGAACTTTACTCGCAACTACGTTACACATTCATGTACTAATGATATAATCATTCATCCTTTGTACTGCATGGCAGATACTAGATTTCTTAGAAAGCAATATAAACATTCCATCATTAAATTAAAAGCCTGTTTTAAGGGAGTTAGCATTCTTCATTTGCAGTCTTATCTTGATTACATTTGCTTTTTTCTGAATAATGCCATCCTAGGCCAGCATTCCCTCTTACTCAAACTTACATCTTTATGCTTTAACGGACCCATATTAAAGAGTACTCTACTGCCACTGGCAATTTGA
- a CDS encoding HAD hydrolase-like protein produces MAGAKWTKPEAVIFDMDGTLFETDTLLVSVHERLFQTLRAEGLYNHPTPPIERLLSCLGMLLEDIWRKVMPDGSEEAHRRADELMLRYELEQLEAGEGRLYPQAEEMLKRLKGHGIKLFVASNGLEEYVRGVARYKGIYDLFDGLYSAGEYQTATKVDLVAQLLNDHQIATAWMVGDRSSDVEAGKANGLKVIGCAYASYGRDSELVGADLLIAKLSDIVELLDEG; encoded by the coding sequence ATGGCTGGAGCGAAATGGACGAAGCCGGAAGCGGTTATTTTTGATATGGATGGCACGTTGTTTGAGACGGATACGCTGCTAGTATCTGTTCATGAGCGCTTGTTTCAAACTCTGCGTGCAGAAGGACTTTATAATCATCCAACACCGCCAATTGAGCGATTGCTCAGTTGTCTTGGCATGTTGCTGGAAGATATATGGCGAAAAGTAATGCCTGATGGCTCAGAAGAGGCACATAGGCGTGCTGACGAGCTTATGCTGCGCTATGAGCTGGAGCAATTGGAAGCAGGAGAAGGAAGGTTGTATCCTCAAGCGGAGGAAATGCTGAAAAGGCTTAAGGGTCATGGTATCAAATTGTTCGTAGCCAGTAACGGACTGGAAGAATATGTGCGCGGGGTAGCACGGTACAAGGGCATATACGATTTGTTTGACGGGTTGTATAGTGCAGGGGAATACCAAACGGCGACCAAAGTAGATTTGGTTGCTCAACTGCTAAATGACCATCAAATTGCAACGGCATGGATGGTCGGGGATCGTTCTTCTGACGTGGAAGCGGGAAAAGCAAATGGACTTAAAGTAATTGGCTGTGCTTATGCAAGCTATGGTCGGGATAGCGAGCTGGTGGGAGCAGATTTGCTGATCGCCAAGCTGTCGGACATCGTTGAACTGTTGGATGAGGGGTAA
- a CDS encoding YheC/YheD family protein — translation MKQPVLGILTLYLNENGLLEERDIYRKMTTAGRKLGLDIIIFTPQDVNYKQNRIHALIYNEASKKWSRKWTSFPHMIFDRCRIQRTYRFDQLLHFRSRYSHLNFLNRPLRNKWTIHRTLIKDSRFKSYLPAARIAESAQVVSEMLRKYPLIYLKPINGTGGRGILRIERKKSGNLLIQGRDQARRIISPQKISAASLNGYLSAWDLKGTRYIAQQGIHLKLPNGRVHDYRMLVQKNGEGNWSVTGCAGRVGPSGSVTSNLHGGGHAVPMTELLQQWVSDASLVKDIEADAEQFSISVAKHLEQVYGQLCELALDLAIDRKGQIWLLEVNPKPAREVFAQAGEKEAYNQAIVKPLEYALWLYRQNKSGKAKNTITNTNNSNLTHMDGLSKSTTDSA, via the coding sequence ATGAAGCAGCCTGTACTCGGAATATTGACGTTATATCTCAATGAGAATGGATTGCTTGAAGAACGAGATATTTACCGTAAAATGACGACTGCTGGCCGAAAGCTAGGTCTCGACATTATTATTTTCACTCCTCAAGACGTCAACTACAAACAAAATCGCATTCATGCTTTAATTTATAATGAGGCGTCCAAAAAATGGTCGCGAAAATGGACTTCTTTTCCACACATGATTTTTGACCGCTGTCGCATTCAACGTACTTATCGGTTTGATCAACTGCTGCATTTTCGTTCCCGTTATAGTCACCTGAACTTCCTCAACCGTCCGCTTCGCAACAAGTGGACGATACACCGAACGTTAATAAAGGACTCCCGATTTAAAAGCTATCTTCCGGCAGCACGCATTGCAGAAAGTGCCCAGGTCGTATCCGAGATGCTGCGCAAATATCCGCTTATTTACCTTAAACCCATAAACGGCACAGGCGGAAGAGGCATTTTGCGTATTGAACGCAAAAAAAGCGGAAACCTTCTGATTCAAGGCCGCGACCAAGCAAGACGAATTATTAGTCCGCAAAAAATAAGCGCTGCCTCCTTGAACGGTTATTTATCCGCATGGGATTTAAAAGGGACACGTTACATTGCCCAGCAGGGCATCCACCTCAAGCTGCCAAACGGACGCGTGCATGACTACCGGATGCTCGTCCAAAAAAATGGAGAAGGCAATTGGAGTGTAACAGGCTGCGCAGGCAGAGTAGGACCTTCTGGCAGTGTAACTTCCAATCTGCACGGAGGTGGCCATGCCGTTCCCATGACTGAACTGTTACAGCAGTGGGTAAGCGATGCCTCGCTCGTTAAAGATATTGAGGCTGACGCCGAACAATTCAGCATTAGCGTCGCCAAACATCTTGAGCAGGTTTATGGACAGCTTTGTGAGCTTGCTCTCGATCTGGCTATTGACCGCAAGGGCCAAATCTGGCTGCTTGAGGTCAACCCGAAACCTGCAAGGGAGGTTTTCGCCCAAGCGGGCGAGAAGGAAGCTTATAACCAAGCGATTGTTAAACCTCTAGAATATGCCCTATGGCTTTATAGGCAGAATAAATCTGGAAAAGCCAAAAATACTATTACGAATACCAACAACAGTAATTTGACCCATATGGACGGCTTAAGCAAATCCACGACCGATTCCGCCTAA
- a CDS encoding GNAT family N-acetyltransferase codes for MMEVQLLTPQQWNSYRRRLADFAVQYSDKRLTAASIQAFRALDAAQLIQSHETGYSEAAVSIARQGSRLLGVGFAVKGDKQNKECFFVVQPQARKLGVGTAVARSLISRLGQLTCHVAVDNIPSMALCFRLGMEAVSMFTGPTGKPTLRFERRAPNEAACTRNIDVISQ; via the coding sequence ATGATGGAAGTGCAGCTGCTCACTCCACAACAATGGAACAGCTATCGCAGGCGACTGGCTGACTTTGCTGTTCAATATAGCGATAAAAGGCTGACAGCTGCCTCCATTCAGGCCTTTCGCGCCCTAGATGCTGCCCAGCTCATCCAATCGCATGAAACCGGCTATTCCGAGGCAGCCGTTTCAATCGCCAGGCAAGGCTCGCGGTTACTTGGCGTGGGCTTCGCAGTAAAAGGCGATAAGCAAAATAAGGAATGCTTTTTCGTCGTCCAACCACAAGCCCGCAAACTTGGGGTCGGAACGGCTGTCGCTCGGAGTCTGATTAGCAGATTGGGCCAATTAACTTGTCATGTTGCGGTCGACAATATCCCAAGCATGGCACTCTGCTTCCGCCTTGGAATGGAAGCAGTATCTATGTTCACCGGACCGACCGGCAAGCCGACGCTCCGTTTTGAAAGGAGAGCTCCTAATGAAGCAGCCTGTACTCGGAATATTGACGTTATATCTCAATGA
- a CDS encoding YheC/YheD family protein, which produces MEQLFKEQETTAEIRAGRPVLAILTIEDDIQLFRGNRSNFADLIRVGREQGFIVYVLTAKNLYLSRTSLKGFIFNEQQEIWQQRLLPFPDIIYNRIPQREDELLPAVKNKINACIKDPRVTLFNPFFFNKWHLFEWLRQSKTTKPYIPLTRKLMSLTGLGKMMQKHPFLYLKPESGKAGKGIMTITVKAEKQLPFRLKIQEERKSATYNCATITKLWSRIQKQSAGEAYIAQQGIQLASFNDRRFDLRALVQKNSNGRWEMTGIGARVAGSSSITTHVPRGGMIEDPEKLLISSFNVEQARRILLKAKRTALLIARQIERASGQTLGEMSMDLGIDSSGSVWFFEANSKPMKFDEPHIRQKSLERIFQYGLYLTNKKASKVGGP; this is translated from the coding sequence ATGGAACAGCTGTTTAAGGAACAGGAAACAACAGCAGAGATCCGGGCCGGAAGGCCCGTACTCGCTATTTTGACCATAGAGGATGATATCCAGCTATTTCGTGGCAACCGCAGTAATTTTGCCGATTTAATTCGTGTAGGCCGAGAGCAGGGCTTCATCGTTTATGTGCTTACTGCAAAAAACTTATATTTAAGCCGTACTAGTCTAAAGGGCTTTATTTTTAACGAGCAGCAGGAAATATGGCAGCAGCGTCTGCTCCCCTTTCCAGACATCATTTACAATCGCATCCCTCAACGGGAGGATGAGCTGCTGCCAGCCGTCAAAAATAAAATCAATGCTTGTATTAAGGATCCAAGGGTTACCTTATTCAACCCCTTTTTTTTCAACAAGTGGCATTTATTCGAGTGGCTTCGCCAGTCCAAAACAACTAAGCCCTACATCCCTTTAACCCGCAAGTTAATGTCCCTCACTGGACTCGGCAAAATGATGCAAAAACATCCCTTTCTATATTTGAAGCCAGAAAGCGGCAAAGCAGGAAAAGGCATCATGACCATTACCGTAAAAGCAGAGAAGCAGTTGCCCTTTCGTTTGAAGATCCAGGAGGAACGCAAAAGCGCTACTTATAATTGCGCCACGATAACGAAGCTTTGGAGCCGCATTCAGAAGCAAAGCGCAGGCGAGGCCTACATCGCCCAGCAGGGTATCCAGCTCGCTTCCTTTAATGACCGCCGCTTCGACCTCCGTGCGCTTGTACAGAAGAACAGTAATGGCAGATGGGAAATGACGGGAATCGGCGCGAGGGTCGCCGGCTCCTCAAGCATTACAACTCATGTGCCTCGCGGCGGAATGATTGAAGATCCGGAGAAGCTGCTCATTAGTTCTTTTAATGTAGAACAGGCGCGTAGAATACTTTTGAAAGCTAAACGCACCGCCTTGCTAATTGCGAGGCAAATCGAACGTGCCTCAGGGCAAACGCTTGGCGAAATGTCAATGGATCTTGGAATAGACAGCTCGGGCAGCGTTTGGTTTTTCGAAGCCAATTCCAAACCAATGAAGTTCGACGAACCTCACATTCGCCAAAAATCGCTGGAGCGTATTTTTCAATACGGATTATATTTAACCAATAAAAAAGCAAGCAAGGTAGGAGGCCCCTAA
- a CDS encoding YheC/YheD family protein — translation MSLTTCNVHFSQQTDRVVYLSSPLLKELKLSGKKTMHLKLGREVITAAIRPVKRQGNHLYLSAGVRQSIKVPKTGNISLLQSGNNEIQLGPLVGILSDTGSPSSDSAPFGARTGFIKQVIRSGERKAYLFGFTPNDINWQQETVNGYFLNAQGSWYRKTVPLPDVVYNRLPSRKAETSTTINSLRERFVRKKIPFFNWSFFNKSDVYKLLDKDPEALQHLPESVSGPTPEKIKEMLEEHQFLYFKPTAGSLGIGIYRLTYHPKRGYFARYRKGNQNVLLRFTNFQSMIRMLHARHGSSLNNYVVQQGIRLAEIDGCPLDFRFHMHKNGQNEWVPAGIGAKKAGRGSVTTHVKNGGSLMTPQQALSRTFGSEAADVLDKAKQVAINLSEAIERNYPHRLGELGLDIGIDKNSEIWMFEANAKPGRSIFKHPSLKSEGRASLDYIIEHCLYLSKFQGGDS, via the coding sequence ATGAGTTTGACAACTTGCAACGTACACTTTTCCCAACAAACTGATCGAGTCGTCTATCTGTCCAGTCCGCTTCTTAAAGAACTAAAGCTGTCTGGCAAAAAAACGATGCACCTCAAGCTAGGCAGAGAAGTCATTACCGCTGCCATCCGCCCAGTCAAGCGCCAAGGCAACCATCTGTATTTATCGGCGGGCGTCCGCCAGTCTATCAAAGTACCGAAGACTGGCAATATTTCTTTGCTTCAATCTGGAAACAACGAAATTCAGCTTGGACCCTTGGTCGGCATCTTAAGCGATACTGGCTCCCCCTCCTCCGATAGTGCGCCATTTGGAGCAAGAACCGGCTTCATTAAGCAAGTCATCCGGTCAGGAGAACGCAAGGCGTATCTATTCGGCTTTACTCCAAACGACATCAACTGGCAGCAGGAAACCGTCAATGGCTACTTTTTGAACGCCCAAGGCAGCTGGTATCGCAAAACGGTGCCGCTCCCTGACGTGGTTTACAACCGGCTTCCCAGCCGAAAAGCGGAAACCTCGACCACAATCAACTCGCTGCGCGAGCGGTTTGTAAGGAAGAAAATCCCGTTCTTTAACTGGAGCTTTTTCAATAAATCGGATGTTTATAAATTACTCGATAAAGACCCTGAAGCTCTACAGCATTTGCCTGAATCCGTGTCGGGTCCTACACCAGAAAAAATTAAGGAGATGCTTGAAGAGCATCAATTCTTATATTTCAAGCCTACAGCCGGCAGCCTTGGCATCGGCATCTATCGCTTGACCTATCATCCTAAGCGGGGCTATTTCGCAAGGTACCGCAAAGGAAATCAAAATGTGCTGCTGCGCTTTACGAACTTCCAAAGCATGATCCGCATGCTGCATGCCCGCCATGGCAGCTCACTCAATAACTATGTCGTCCAACAGGGAATACGGCTCGCCGAAATTGACGGCTGTCCGCTTGATTTCCGTTTTCATATGCATAAAAATGGCCAGAACGAATGGGTGCCCGCAGGAATTGGCGCAAAAAAAGCCGGACGTGGCAGCGTCACTACCCACGTCAAAAACGGCGGCTCCCTTATGACACCGCAGCAGGCGCTAAGCCGGACCTTCGGCAGTGAAGCCGCCGATGTGCTGGACAAAGCGAAACAAGTAGCCATCAACCTTTCGGAAGCCATTGAACGCAACTATCCTCACCGTCTTGGCGAACTGGGGCTTGATATCGGCATTGATAAAAATAGCGAGATATGGATGTTTGAGGCCAATGCTAAGCCTGGACGTTCTATTTTCAAGCATCCTTCCTTAAAATCGGAAGGTCGCGCCTCACTGGATTATATTATTGAACATTGCCTGTACCTCAGCAAGTTCCAAGGGGGTGACAGCTAA
- a CDS encoding YheC/YheD family protein, whose translation MTAEGMTIGLYVASIEMHAHKEEPKLPEPAFYKQLAETARRKKMDLYIFSPSEFNGDDGQLQGYRFLNERWEKGNCKLPDIIYDRRFCKSTEEQLACRSTLQAIAARKPHIILNGSLPSKLDVYEALANDERIQPLLPVTQRYSHGAMLRSRLSAPGSGLFLKPASGMQGKGALLLQRHTSGYWSVSGRSKNNLSFQKRLGSQDALEHWLAKFIGSASYIIQPYLQLQLKTGEPFDIRALVQKDALGLWQVTGLAARCGQTGSITSNLHGGGGVRSAKELLIAEYSEAVKDQLLKQIHDISLYAAIQLEQRFGRLAELGLDFGIEQGRRLWLLEANSRPGRSAFRRLGLEGCAAQSLERPLGYAQMLARRLHTPLITPSPVLDRSRYDNVQEVLP comes from the coding sequence ATGACAGCAGAAGGCATGACGATTGGATTATATGTTGCTTCCATTGAGATGCATGCCCATAAGGAAGAGCCTAAGCTTCCCGAGCCTGCTTTTTACAAGCAGCTTGCGGAAACCGCTAGAAGGAAAAAGATGGATCTGTACATCTTTTCCCCCAGCGAATTTAACGGAGATGACGGCCAGCTTCAGGGCTATCGCTTTCTGAATGAGCGCTGGGAGAAGGGCAACTGCAAGCTTCCCGATATTATTTACGATCGGCGCTTCTGCAAAAGCACAGAAGAGCAGCTTGCCTGTCGCAGCACCCTGCAAGCTATTGCGGCCCGCAAGCCGCACATCATTTTGAACGGCAGCCTCCCTTCCAAGTTGGACGTCTACGAAGCACTCGCGAATGATGAGCGTATACAGCCGTTGCTGCCGGTTACCCAACGTTATAGCCATGGCGCTATGTTGCGCAGCCGACTATCCGCTCCAGGCTCCGGGCTGTTTCTCAAGCCCGCCTCAGGCATGCAGGGCAAAGGCGCATTGCTGCTCCAGCGTCATACCTCCGGCTATTGGTCTGTCTCAGGGCGCAGCAAAAACAATCTCTCTTTCCAGAAGCGGCTAGGCAGTCAGGACGCACTGGAGCATTGGCTAGCCAAGTTTATCGGGTCAGCCAGCTATATTATTCAACCGTATTTGCAGCTCCAGCTAAAAACGGGCGAACCTTTCGATATAAGGGCTTTGGTACAAAAAGATGCATTAGGCCTCTGGCAAGTAACCGGCCTTGCAGCCCGCTGCGGACAGACCGGCTCAATCACCTCCAACCTGCACGGAGGAGGCGGAGTCAGATCTGCGAAGGAACTGCTTATAGCTGAATACAGCGAAGCGGTAAAAGATCAGCTATTGAAGCAAATACACGATATAAGCCTCTATGCAGCAATACAGCTTGAACAAAGATTCGGCAGACTTGCTGAGCTTGGGCTTGATTTTGGCATTGAGCAGGGCAGACGATTATGGCTTCTGGAAGCGAACTCCAGACCAGGAAGATCGGCGTTTAGGCGACTTGGCCTTGAGGGATGTGCTGCACAATCTCTTGAGCGGCCACTAGGCTATGCCCAAATGCTGGCCCGCCGTCTCCATACGCCGTTAATTACTCCATCACCCGTATTAGACCGTTCTCGGTATGACAACGTTCAGGAGGTTCTTCCATGA
- a CDS encoding YheC/YheD family protein, producing the protein MLKSKVAVQVISSGMLAEDTLMLGDSYMKQWKIPQGQPVAMTFGSLKQHVKVLPVARYDGIRISQSLARKMGITNGVALRINYKSGSATLSLGPLIGILISRDYPGTPDKPFGSITMFCKELVDGCAAQGGHVCFFTPGQITGEQKTVEGWIYADGWQRTSLPIPNVINNRLTSRKLENKPSVQHFFKEVKSRFQTTVFNEKFLDKTEVFEALKKDEAAIRYLPESYSLRSFATLKGMCSKHANIFLKPVRGSLGKGIIRVSKTENGGYQAQFTTTTGSRKQLYPSQLKLYSAISAKMKTVRYQVQQGLQLIEIQKRPVDFRALVQKNVSGKWKITSIVARTAGGQHFVSNLARGGTLSTVSEAISKSNLTSGRADASSRLQQAALLIAKGIETHIPAHFGELGIDLAIDTSGRVWLLEVNSKPSKNDNTPLNDNKIRPSVRMVIQYSRFLSGF; encoded by the coding sequence ATGCTCAAATCGAAAGTAGCCGTCCAGGTTATCAGCTCAGGCATGCTCGCCGAGGATACGCTCATGCTGGGCGATTCCTATATGAAACAGTGGAAAATCCCTCAGGGCCAGCCTGTAGCGATGACTTTCGGCTCACTTAAGCAACATGTCAAAGTATTACCCGTCGCACGTTATGATGGCATTCGAATTAGCCAGAGCCTAGCGCGCAAAATGGGCATTACGAATGGCGTTGCCTTAAGAATCAACTATAAATCCGGATCAGCCACCCTTTCACTCGGTCCGCTTATCGGTATTCTAATCAGCAGGGATTATCCAGGAACGCCCGATAAGCCGTTTGGTTCTATCACCATGTTCTGCAAGGAGCTGGTTGATGGCTGTGCCGCGCAAGGCGGGCATGTGTGCTTCTTCACTCCCGGCCAAATTACTGGCGAGCAGAAAACCGTGGAAGGCTGGATCTATGCGGATGGCTGGCAAAGGACGTCGCTTCCCATTCCAAATGTGATTAACAATCGACTTACTTCACGAAAACTAGAGAACAAACCCAGCGTACAACATTTTTTCAAAGAAGTAAAATCCAGGTTTCAGACAACTGTTTTTAATGAAAAGTTTCTTGATAAAACGGAAGTATTCGAGGCGCTCAAGAAGGATGAAGCTGCCATCCGCTATTTGCCAGAGTCCTATTCCTTGCGCAGCTTCGCCACCCTTAAAGGCATGTGCAGCAAACACGCCAACATCTTTTTGAAGCCTGTCAGAGGAAGCCTTGGCAAAGGGATCATCCGGGTATCAAAGACTGAAAATGGCGGTTACCAAGCCCAATTTACTACAACGACAGGCTCGCGGAAGCAGCTTTATCCGAGCCAGCTCAAGCTGTATTCTGCCATCTCAGCGAAAATGAAAACCGTACGCTATCAGGTGCAGCAAGGCCTCCAGCTAATTGAAATTCAGAAGCGGCCCGTCGACTTCCGGGCACTTGTACAGAAAAATGTCAGCGGCAAATGGAAAATCACTTCGATTGTTGCCCGGACAGCTGGCGGTCAGCATTTTGTTTCCAACCTCGCAAGAGGCGGCACATTAAGTACCGTTAGCGAGGCGATTTCCAAATCAAATTTGACGAGCGGCCGAGCGGATGCCTCGAGCAGGCTACAGCAAGCAGCGCTCCTCATTGCCAAAGGGATTGAGACGCATATCCCCGCCCATTTCGGTGAGCTCGGCATCGATCTGGCCATTGATACAAGCGGCAGAGTATGGTTGCTGGAGGTCAACTCCAAGCCTTCCAAAAATGACAATACGCCACTGAATGATAATAAAATTCGTCCATCCGTTCGCATGGTTATTCAATATTCCCGATTTTTATCGGGCTTCTAG
- a CDS encoding YlbF family regulator, whose amino-acid sequence MNVYDKTYELAKALKDSEEARLLKDAKQAADADPDAKRMLAEFRERQNELQQKMMAGEEPSAADMDTLNKLYEVISLNPLISSLMEAERRFSIVFEDINRIMSDVLKSIVD is encoded by the coding sequence ATGAATGTTTACGACAAAACGTATGAGCTGGCAAAAGCATTAAAGGATAGCGAGGAGGCCCGTTTGCTAAAGGACGCAAAGCAGGCTGCGGACGCTGATCCTGATGCCAAACGGATGCTTGCTGAATTTCGCGAGCGCCAAAACGAGCTGCAGCAAAAAATGATGGCGGGCGAGGAGCCGTCTGCTGCCGATATGGATACGTTGAACAAGCTGTATGAGGTCATTTCGCTGAATCCGCTTATCAGCAGCTTGATGGAGGCAGAGCGTAGGTTCTCCATCGTTTTTGAGGACATCAATCGCATTATGTCCGATGTGCTGAAATCCATCGTTGATTAA
- a CDS encoding helix-turn-helix transcriptional regulator, with amino-acid sequence MPDTLEITSAHCAKYEGLGQEQLALRADINASYMGQVERGEKSPTVDVLGKIAAALDSPLEQLVHLDASQQTSPEDNSYADKIAHQLHGLTVKEQEAVYKFVKQLVQFKELDS; translated from the coding sequence TTGCCCGATACATTGGAGATAACATCCGCACACTGCGCAAAATACGAGGGCTTAGGCCAGGAGCAGCTGGCGCTCAGAGCGGACATTAATGCTTCGTATATGGGGCAAGTCGAGCGAGGAGAGAAAAGTCCAACCGTCGATGTGCTCGGCAAAATTGCCGCAGCGCTCGATTCTCCACTGGAACAGCTTGTTCATTTGGATGCTTCGCAGCAGACAAGCCCAGAAGACAATAGCTACGCTGACAAAATCGCCCATCAACTACATGGACTAACCGTCAAAGAACAAGAAGCGGTTTACAAATTCGTAAAGCAGCTCGTCCAGTTCAAAGAATTGGATTCATGA